The Thalassotalea psychrophila genome window below encodes:
- a CDS encoding sensor histidine kinase — MDAIFFIELTLLITSSTLAIIFYTAWRTMGKQKYSLIWTITFLVIVLQRIFNLNKVSFDSHTLYWMIVCSLSVLSVVLGTWGHILRSQTKFNLNYLFGSCFIAILMTFYFTKIEHHVGLSMSIYVFYNSVILFLCGMIILKQPKKTMPAEMGASASYILLALMQALAGTLALMQGENNHESLKEMYIMVNFVTLPAAFIAMGLFVVFMLSSDLSEKLSQLMAQKNSMLANVTHDLRTPLANIKMQLEALEDGALEHSEKSYNSLQNKLGNLNHMVGDLYQLSLVESGSLVLNKQDIIINSLMRESIESFQPLASKAQLSINYIDSTEEKVTVNADAGRLFQTFNNLLKNSIRYTDPHGKINVSMSADNDDVTIVFEDTSPGVLDKDLEHLFDRLYRAENSKNLAKSGSGLGLYIVNSIITAHGGTVSAGHSNLGGLSVIVKLPKVTF, encoded by the coding sequence ATGGATGCAATATTTTTTATCGAGCTTACCCTACTTATAACTAGTTCGACCTTGGCTATTATATTTTATACCGCTTGGCGCACAATGGGGAAACAAAAGTACTCATTGATTTGGACTATTACTTTTTTAGTCATAGTATTACAACGTATTTTCAATCTTAATAAAGTCTCTTTTGATTCACATACCCTATATTGGATGATCGTATGTAGTCTATCTGTTCTATCTGTTGTTTTAGGTACCTGGGGTCATATTCTTCGTAGTCAAACTAAGTTCAACCTTAATTATTTATTTGGTAGTTGCTTCATTGCCATATTAATGACTTTTTATTTCACTAAAATTGAGCATCATGTAGGCTTAAGCATGTCAATTTATGTATTTTATAATTCAGTTATTTTATTTTTATGTGGGATGATTATTTTAAAACAACCCAAAAAGACCATGCCCGCTGAAATGGGAGCCTCTGCCTCCTATATATTACTGGCTTTAATGCAAGCATTAGCAGGTACTCTTGCTTTAATGCAAGGTGAAAACAATCATGAAAGTTTAAAAGAAATGTACATTATGGTGAATTTTGTTACTTTACCAGCAGCCTTTATTGCCATGGGCTTATTTGTAGTATTTATGTTGTCTTCAGATCTTTCAGAAAAACTTAGCCAGCTGATGGCTCAAAAAAACAGCATGCTGGCCAATGTAACCCACGACTTACGCACGCCATTAGCAAATATCAAAATGCAACTTGAAGCACTAGAAGATGGTGCGTTAGAGCATAGTGAAAAGTCCTATAATTCATTGCAAAACAAACTTGGAAACCTTAACCATATGGTCGGTGATCTCTATCAGCTTTCGCTGGTTGAATCGGGGTCATTGGTACTCAATAAGCAAGATATTATAATTAATTCTTTAATGAGAGAGTCAATAGAGTCATTTCAGCCGTTAGCCAGTAAAGCGCAGCTTTCTATTAATTATATTGATAGCACAGAAGAAAAAGTCACCGTCAATGCTGATGCGGGGCGACTATTTCAAACATTTAATAATTTGCTCAAAAATTCAATACGTTATACCGACCCGCATGGAAAGATTAATGTTTCAATGTCCGCTGACAATGATGATGTGACAATCGTTTTCGAGGACACTTCTCCAGGGGTTCTCGATAAAGATTTAGAGCATTTATTTGATCGTTTATATCGAGCGGAAAATAGCAAAAACCTTGCTAAGAGTGGTTCAGGGTTAGGCCTTTATATTGTAAACTCTATTATCACAGCCCATGGCGGTACAGTTAGTGCGGGGCATTCTAATTTGGGCGGTTTGAGCGTTATTGTTAA
- a CDS encoding tyrosine-type recombinase/integrase, with protein MKTHNPNNVRISHKYCIFLKEAKRQNVASIDGVVKAINRLEQYTKYKDFKQFHYQQAVGFKNNLIKQKNEFTGKPLSKATLNTTLRHLKNFFQWLALQPGYKSQINYSDMEYFNLSEKDARIANAKRKKPVPSIEQITHVLENMPARTDIEKRNRAVIALTLLTGARDSAIASLKIKHVSIAEGSIYQDAREVNTKYSKTFTTYFFPVGELPLTILKEWIEYLTNELLFSADDPLFPKTKIENNKNRKFEATGLLREHWKTADPIRKIFKQAFQHVDLPNYNPHSFRNTLVRLGENICRTPEQFKAWSQNLGHEGVLTTFNSYGDVPDYRQAELIKNLSMPKVDQSCEVQAAIEATIKKMMDK; from the coding sequence ATGAAAACACACAACCCAAACAATGTAAGAATTAGCCATAAGTATTGTATTTTTTTAAAAGAGGCGAAACGTCAAAATGTAGCTTCAATTGATGGTGTGGTAAAAGCTATAAATAGACTTGAGCAGTACACTAAATATAAAGATTTTAAACAATTTCATTACCAACAAGCGGTAGGCTTTAAAAATAACCTCATTAAGCAAAAAAATGAATTTACGGGAAAACCATTAAGCAAGGCAACCTTAAATACAACACTGCGACATTTGAAGAACTTCTTTCAATGGCTAGCGTTACAACCTGGTTATAAATCACAGATTAATTACAGTGATATGGAATACTTTAATTTATCTGAAAAAGATGCTCGTATCGCCAATGCTAAACGAAAAAAGCCAGTACCAAGCATAGAGCAAATTACTCATGTACTTGAAAACATGCCAGCACGTACTGATATTGAAAAACGAAATAGGGCGGTTATAGCACTTACTTTATTAACCGGTGCAAGAGATAGTGCAATAGCTTCATTAAAAATAAAACACGTGAGCATAGCCGAGGGTAGTATTTATCAAGACGCAAGAGAAGTTAACACCAAGTACAGCAAAACGTTTACTACGTATTTTTTTCCCGTAGGCGAATTACCGTTAACTATTTTAAAAGAATGGATTGAGTATTTAACCAATGAGTTATTATTCAGTGCAGACGATCCTCTTTTTCCAAAAACCAAAATTGAAAATAATAAAAACCGTAAATTTGAAGCTACAGGTTTATTGCGCGAACATTGGAAAACAGCTGACCCGATACGAAAAATATTCAAACAAGCTTTTCAACATGTTGATTTGCCAAATTATAATCCTCATAGTTTTCGTAATACTTTGGTAAGGTTAGGAGAGAACATTTGCCGAACACCTGAACAGTTTAAAGCATGGAGTCAGAACTTAGGGCATGAAGGGGTTCTAACAACTTTTAATAGCTATGGTGATGTTCCTGATTATCGACAAGCTGAATTGATTAAAAATCTAAGTATGCCTAAAGTAGATCAAAGCTGCGAAGTGCAGGCTGCAATTGAAGCAACAATTAAAAAAATGATGGATAAATAA
- a CDS encoding helix-turn-helix domain-containing protein yields the protein MSKRINPNICKIHRSYTVEEAAILLGVHKRTIRNWIVKGLKVCDNKRPILILGTELKQFAIHQRGMNKRTCKPYELYCFKCREPRLPEQSTIEFLEETDTRGRVIAACSVCTSMMNKYFKLENITSIQRDLSVILPIQQKHIS from the coding sequence ATGAGTAAGCGTATTAACCCAAATATATGCAAAATTCACCGAAGTTACACCGTTGAAGAAGCTGCGATACTTCTAGGTGTTCATAAGCGCACTATCAGAAACTGGATTGTTAAGGGGCTAAAGGTTTGTGATAACAAACGACCAATACTTATTTTAGGTACTGAATTAAAACAATTTGCAATACATCAAAGGGGAATGAATAAGCGCACATGTAAGCCATATGAGCTTTATTGTTTTAAATGTCGAGAGCCGAGGTTACCCGAGCAAAGTACCATTGAATTTTTAGAAGAAACAGATACTAGAGGGAGGGTGATTGCCGCCTGTTCTGTGTGTACATCAATGATGAATAAATATTTCAAATTGGAAAATATTACGTCAATTCAGCGTGATCTGTCTGTGATATTGCCGATACAACAAAAACACATAAGCTAG
- a CDS encoding helix-turn-helix transcriptional regulator → MAHKILRLPAVIELTGLSRSSIYLRMKNQIFPQSISLGDRAVGWLEEDINQWLERCIVASKSRGLV, encoded by the coding sequence ATGGCTCACAAAATATTACGCCTACCTGCTGTTATCGAACTTACTGGTTTATCACGAAGCAGTATTTATCTACGTATGAAAAATCAAATATTTCCTCAATCAATATCTTTAGGTGATAGAGCTGTAGGCTGGTTAGAAGAAGACATTAATCAGTGGCTTGAACGATGCATAGTAGCAAGTAAAAGTAGGGGGCTAGTATGA
- a CDS encoding thrombospondin type 3 repeat-containing protein: MKQFKLIISFLIISIFQAQANNDDFNKKEVTRAILIEKFVNDPKAMAISQTRAWGINKGLAGEKLNDFVDNYAQIYDEQIEIYETGELPLSNDDKLIRDISKWSLQTLIGSYAKGTEGLTGLLVDAGYEELDDYISTDAVDFSGDFIAERAYQSAVNVEKITDIILNTENIRDGLISDIGVDIDADVDTQLARFPNIGAMLTAQDNSRSLLDITNELSSLDINLAENQVRIEEVRSEIKLILNERFDNLNDNLGLEFDSLGELISEQRDEVIQRALILEGNIGRNRELLTSYILSQQEREDRKTIELQKEIERKQKVATERATVGLAAMLLDRIEKGAGQKIIGMYNSLKQIESAIKIFKATKNIDFASFAQLSSGIANPAMAIFSLVQASGPSVDDIILSQLADISKKIDNLRVEMHERFDAVDTKLDRIFIEVSSGFDLLALKQNLNIDITIKNIQVGIDTQSLIISETKKLSDAIRDTVLVPCIKRASTLPLPDEDFIDCVSHLNNNAIVFIAREQAKYDPSSDYDSLSTLLLQEGDNNTELIQTMYELKSNTTISDEILPSRTAWLTASNWYNDFLLKDIEQTVRSKITPNIGVIINTGTQINDFHKKVLLSLNYPNNPADFSPIESYLDRGDLLLEDIDKLKNDVKETYFTDKAYYLNNIHDEFDAITSEGDIDWTLAGNDPYLTDDGAKYLFSKLPPHLRKILLNGMGNAEITVNFTGTRFHYHSCGTFGERTYTIADWDNYTLSIEITPPEEIGFNSKTITTLNFRIPWDGSGEVRLGCGGFITKGRKFKNTDGELAKAIIATVENNPNTLNIDEIPLQEVKSVWDNHRNIIGLQLLTHLEFPVYNDPLEFENAFISALLRYAFQDKLMENDPLFFISSGKAGLPSLILFSDIVNEVMVSKGEQVAVNMVWQVDKYITDEISSLHQFFNSGSFKEFLNIQQKLLNLDYSSKKLENTKLLLEIEAENYFKDSDGDGIRDNEDAFPNDPNETKDSDGDGIGDNEDAFPNDSNETKDSDGDGIGDNADSTPNGGNSDPKDNSSGGGGGSLAWVLLLLVIISSYRIRIIR; encoded by the coding sequence ATGAAACAATTCAAATTAATCATTTCGTTTTTGATCATTTCTATTTTCCAAGCACAAGCCAACAACGATGACTTCAATAAAAAGGAAGTGACTCGAGCCATATTAATTGAAAAATTTGTAAATGATCCTAAAGCAATGGCTATTTCACAGACTAGAGCTTGGGGTATTAATAAAGGACTCGCTGGAGAAAAATTGAATGATTTCGTAGACAATTATGCTCAAATTTATGATGAACAGATAGAAATCTATGAAACTGGTGAATTACCACTTTCAAATGATGATAAATTAATCCGAGATATTTCTAAGTGGTCTTTGCAAACTTTAATAGGCTCCTATGCTAAAGGTACAGAGGGATTAACTGGCCTACTAGTAGATGCTGGATATGAGGAACTCGATGATTATATTTCTACAGACGCTGTAGATTTCTCTGGTGATTTTATTGCCGAAAGAGCTTATCAAAGTGCTGTTAATGTTGAAAAAATTACAGATATAATCCTTAACACGGAAAATATAAGAGACGGGCTTATCTCGGACATAGGAGTAGATATAGATGCTGACGTGGATACTCAGTTGGCTCGTTTCCCTAATATTGGTGCCATGTTAACGGCTCAAGACAATAGTAGATCACTTTTAGATATTACAAATGAATTATCAAGCTTAGATATCAATTTAGCGGAAAACCAAGTTAGAATTGAAGAGGTTAGAAGTGAAATCAAGCTCATATTGAATGAACGATTTGATAATTTAAACGATAATTTAGGACTGGAATTTGATTCTTTGGGAGAACTAATTTCGGAGCAAAGGGATGAAGTAATACAACGGGCACTTATTTTAGAAGGAAATATTGGAAGAAATAGAGAGTTACTAACATCCTATATTTTATCACAACAAGAAAGGGAAGATAGAAAAACAATTGAGCTTCAAAAAGAAATTGAGAGAAAGCAAAAAGTGGCTACAGAAAGAGCAACTGTAGGTCTTGCCGCAATGCTACTTGATAGAATCGAGAAGGGAGCAGGACAAAAAATAATTGGAATGTACAATAGTCTAAAACAAATAGAGTCTGCAATAAAAATATTTAAAGCAACAAAAAACATCGATTTTGCTAGTTTTGCACAATTATCTAGTGGAATTGCAAATCCGGCAATGGCTATTTTCAGTTTAGTCCAAGCATCAGGACCAAGTGTTGATGACATTATTCTAAGTCAACTAGCTGACATATCGAAAAAAATTGATAACCTTAGAGTTGAAATGCATGAACGTTTTGATGCTGTTGATACAAAGCTAGATAGGATCTTTATTGAAGTTAGTTCCGGTTTTGACTTATTAGCATTAAAACAAAATTTAAACATTGACATCACTATAAAAAATATTCAGGTAGGTATTGATACTCAATCGCTGATTATTAGCGAAACTAAGAAGTTAAGTGATGCGATAAGAGATACTGTACTTGTACCGTGTATAAAAAGAGCTTCAACGCTTCCATTACCCGATGAGGATTTTATTGATTGTGTTTCACATTTAAATAACAACGCAATTGTTTTCATAGCTCGTGAACAAGCAAAATATGACCCTTCGTCTGATTATGACAGCTTATCCACTTTATTATTACAAGAAGGAGATAACAATACAGAATTAATACAAACAATGTATGAATTAAAAAGTAATACAACTATATCTGACGAAATTTTACCCTCTAGAACAGCATGGCTGACAGCGTCTAATTGGTATAACGATTTTTTACTAAAAGATATTGAACAAACTGTTCGATCTAAAATAACACCTAATATAGGAGTAATCATAAATACAGGAACTCAAATTAATGATTTTCATAAAAAGGTACTGTTAAGTTTAAATTATCCAAATAATCCTGCTGATTTTAGCCCCATCGAGTCTTATCTCGATAGAGGGGACCTATTACTAGAGGATATAGATAAATTAAAAAATGATGTTAAAGAAACATATTTTACGGATAAGGCATATTACCTCAATAATATTCATGATGAATTTGATGCTATTACATCAGAAGGAGATATAGATTGGACGTTAGCTGGAAATGACCCTTATTTAACTGACGACGGTGCTAAATATTTATTCTCTAAACTCCCCCCCCATTTACGTAAAATATTACTAAATGGAATGGGAAACGCGGAAATTACAGTCAACTTTACAGGCACACGGTTTCATTACCATAGTTGTGGAACCTTTGGAGAAAGAACTTATACAATTGCTGATTGGGATAACTACACTCTGAGTATTGAAATAACACCGCCAGAAGAAATTGGTTTTAATTCTAAAACTATCACTACACTAAATTTCAGAATTCCATGGGATGGCAGTGGAGAAGTTCGGTTAGGATGTGGTGGATTTATCACAAAAGGTAGAAAGTTTAAAAATACAGATGGGGAATTAGCTAAAGCAATTATTGCAACGGTTGAGAACAATCCTAATACGTTAAATATTGATGAAATCCCTTTACAAGAAGTGAAAAGCGTTTGGGATAATCATAGAAATATTATTGGACTTCAATTACTAACCCACCTAGAGTTTCCTGTATACAATGACCCGTTAGAATTTGAAAATGCTTTCATTTCTGCATTATTAAGATACGCTTTTCAAGACAAATTGATGGAAAATGATCCTTTATTCTTTATATCAAGTGGCAAGGCAGGCTTGCCAAGTTTGATATTATTTTCAGATATCGTAAATGAAGTAATGGTTTCAAAAGGTGAGCAAGTAGCAGTAAATATGGTCTGGCAAGTCGACAAATACATTACTGACGAAATTTCGTCACTACATCAATTTTTTAACTCGGGTTCCTTCAAAGAGTTTTTAAACATCCAACAAAAATTATTGAACCTAGATTATTCCAGTAAAAAATTAGAGAATACTAAGTTACTTCTTGAGATAGAGGCAGAAAACTACTTTAAGGATTCCGATGGTGATGGGATTAGAGATAACGAAGATGCATTCCCAAATGACCCTAATGAAACAAAAGACTCAGATGGCGATGGTATTGGCGATAACGAAGATGCATTCCCAAATGACTCTAATGAAACAAAAGACTCCGATGGCGATGGTATTGGCGATAACGCTGACTCTACCCCTAATGGTGGTAATAGTGATCCTAAAGATAATAGTTCAGGAGGCGGAGGTGGGTCCTTAGCATGGGTACTGTTATTACTGGTAATAATATCAAGTTATCGTATTAGGATCATACGATAA
- a CDS encoding integrase domain-containing protein: MARGVTPLTNTQVKQAKPKDKQYKLSDGSGLQLRIKPSGAKSWLFDYVKPVTKKRSSMGFGTYPEVTLADARKKRAQARELLAQDIDPKEFKEDQLREKQLAASNTLKSVAIDWLAIKKTKIAETTARSLWRNFENHVFPKIGHRPIDKLLAPEVISVLKPLAAKGSLETTSKVIGHINEVMRHAVNTGLLHHNSLAGIRSAFETPKVTHMPSLKPEELPELMKAINYASIKLTTRCLIEWQLHTMVRPREAAEAKWCEIDLENKLWNIPAERMKMKIAHTIPLTPQALSILEVIKAVSGNREHIFPSDRQPTKPSNAETANKALQRMGFKGRLVAHGMRSIASTTLNEQGFDGDVIESALAHQDQNEARKAYNRAQYLERRKILMTWWSGRIEEAATGKLKTLKNNKHLKAV, from the coding sequence ATGGCTAGAGGCGTTACTCCGCTTACCAATACTCAGGTAAAACAAGCAAAACCAAAAGACAAACAATACAAGCTATCTGATGGTAGCGGTTTACAGCTACGAATTAAACCGTCTGGCGCTAAATCTTGGTTATTTGATTATGTAAAACCAGTCACCAAAAAAAGAAGTTCAATGGGCTTTGGTACTTACCCCGAGGTAACGTTAGCTGATGCAAGAAAGAAAAGAGCTCAAGCACGTGAATTGCTGGCGCAAGATATCGACCCTAAGGAATTTAAAGAAGATCAACTTCGTGAAAAACAACTAGCTGCTAGCAACACATTAAAAAGCGTTGCTATAGATTGGCTTGCTATTAAAAAAACTAAGATCGCAGAAACCACCGCAAGAAGCTTATGGCGCAATTTTGAAAACCATGTATTTCCAAAAATAGGGCATAGACCTATAGATAAATTATTAGCCCCTGAAGTAATTAGCGTATTAAAGCCCTTAGCAGCCAAAGGAAGCCTTGAAACCACAAGTAAAGTGATAGGGCATATAAATGAAGTTATGCGCCATGCAGTTAATACAGGCTTATTACATCATAACTCACTTGCTGGTATTCGAAGTGCATTTGAAACGCCGAAAGTGACTCATATGCCATCACTAAAGCCTGAAGAGCTACCAGAGTTAATGAAGGCGATAAATTACGCTAGTATTAAACTCACAACTCGTTGTTTAATTGAATGGCAATTACATACTATGGTTAGGCCAAGGGAAGCGGCAGAAGCTAAGTGGTGTGAAATAGACCTTGAAAATAAGCTATGGAATATTCCTGCAGAACGTATGAAGATGAAAATAGCACACACAATACCGTTAACGCCTCAAGCCTTATCTATTTTAGAAGTTATTAAAGCTGTTAGTGGGAATCGAGAGCATATATTTCCATCTGATAGGCAACCAACTAAACCTAGTAATGCAGAAACAGCAAACAAAGCATTACAACGTATGGGTTTTAAAGGGCGATTAGTGGCTCATGGCATGCGTTCTATTGCTAGTACAACTTTAAATGAACAAGGTTTTGATGGGGATGTAATTGAATCAGCCTTAGCCCACCAGGATCAAAATGAAGCGAGAAAAGCTTATAACCGAGCGCAGTATTTAGAACGTAGAAAGATATTAATGACTTGGTGGTCTGGACGTATTGAAGAGGCTGCAACAGGTAAATTAAAAACACTTAAAAATAACAAACATTTAAAAGCGGTTTAA
- the secG gene encoding preprotein translocase subunit SecG, producing the protein MYQVLIVGYLIIALILVGFILIQQGKGADMGASFGAGSSATIFGSSGSGNFMTKTTGILATLFFVLSLFLGNLTAQRTKATDEWSNLGGAEQTESIAPATDVPVSEDQKESDVPK; encoded by the coding sequence TTGTATCAAGTATTAATCGTTGGTTATTTAATTATCGCACTTATCTTAGTTGGTTTTATCTTAATCCAGCAGGGTAAAGGTGCAGACATGGGCGCTTCATTTGGCGCTGGTTCATCAGCAACTATCTTTGGTTCAAGTGGTTCTGGTAACTTCATGACTAAAACTACAGGTATCCTTGCCACACTGTTTTTCGTATTAAGCTTATTTTTAGGTAACCTTACTGCACAGCGCACTAAAGCGACTGATGAGTGGAGTAACTTAGGTGGCGCAGAGCAAACAGAAAGTATTGCTCCTGCTACTGACGTACCAGTAAGCGAAGATCAAAAAGAAAGCGACGTACCAAAATAA
- the tpiA gene encoding triose-phosphate isomerase, whose amino-acid sequence MSRQTIVAANWKMNGNAELAAQMCRGLNDEKFNANQQVIICPPAPYLALLKANISNSQVACGAQNINENEKGAFTGEISALMLNDLQVQYVILGHSERRAMFHDSTELVAEKVAYALASGLTPILCIGETLEEREDGETESRLSYQLAPVIAKIGIKSFKDVVVAYEPVWAIGTGKTASAEIAQQTHEFIRSYLASFDADVAQQVPLLYGGSVNAKNCEELFAQADIDGGLIGGASLNVEEFKKICQAV is encoded by the coding sequence ATGAGTAGACAAACAATAGTTGCCGCTAATTGGAAAATGAACGGTAATGCTGAGCTTGCAGCACAAATGTGTCGTGGCCTAAATGATGAAAAATTTAATGCTAACCAGCAAGTAATTATTTGCCCACCAGCCCCTTATTTAGCTTTGTTAAAAGCTAATATTAGCAATAGCCAAGTTGCATGTGGTGCCCAAAATATTAATGAAAATGAAAAAGGTGCCTTTACTGGTGAGATTTCAGCTTTAATGCTGAATGATTTACAGGTACAATACGTGATTCTTGGCCATTCTGAACGTCGTGCTATGTTTCATGACAGTACAGAATTAGTTGCTGAAAAAGTTGCTTATGCTTTGGCAAGTGGTTTAACGCCAATATTATGTATTGGTGAAACGCTTGAAGAGCGAGAAGATGGTGAAACCGAGTCTAGACTTAGTTATCAACTTGCTCCGGTAATTGCTAAAATTGGCATTAAAAGTTTTAAAGATGTAGTTGTTGCCTACGAGCCTGTTTGGGCTATTGGAACTGGTAAAACTGCATCTGCTGAGATCGCTCAGCAAACTCATGAGTTTATTCGTAGCTACTTAGCAAGTTTTGATGCTGATGTAGCACAACAAGTACCATTATTATATGGTGGTAGTGTTAATGCGAAAAACTGTGAAGAATTATTTGCTCAAGCTGATATCGACGGTGGTCTGATAGGCGGTGCGAGTTTAAACGTTGAAGAATTTAAAAAAATCTGCCAAGCAGTATAG
- the glmM gene encoding phosphoglucosamine mutase produces MSRKYFGTDGIRGLVGKDPISPKFVMKLGWAAGKVLATRGTKKVLIGKDTRISGYMLESALEAGFSAAGIDIGLMGPMPTPAVAYLTKTFRAEAGIVISASHNPFYDNGIKFFSTTGEKLPDDVELAIEAMIDEEMDCVHSAKLGKAVRIDDAAGRYIEFCKSNFPSEYSLNGMKIVVDCANGATYHIAPSVFRELGAEVIEFASTPNGININDDCGATSMANISKLVLKEQADLGIALDGDGDRLMMVDQNGDVIDGDEIIFIIAKNAQQQGKLKGGVVGTLMSNMGLEIALKDLGIDFARAKVGDRYVMEQLKAKGWQLGAENSGHVINLNCTSTGDGIIAALNVLEALCQSGKSLTQLRAGMTMLPQILVNVRFSGKTDPLNDDAVKQSVIDVEKELAGTGRVLLRKSGTEPLIRVMVEGPDLAEVTRLANVIADQVKAVDAEH; encoded by the coding sequence GTGTCTAGAAAATACTTTGGAACAGACGGTATACGAGGTTTAGTTGGTAAAGATCCAATTTCGCCTAAATTTGTAATGAAACTTGGTTGGGCTGCCGGTAAGGTGTTAGCCACTCGCGGCACCAAAAAAGTATTAATTGGTAAAGATACTCGTATATCTGGCTATATGCTTGAATCAGCTTTAGAAGCCGGTTTTTCTGCCGCGGGTATTGATATTGGCTTAATGGGGCCTATGCCAACACCTGCTGTTGCATACTTAACTAAAACTTTCCGTGCAGAAGCTGGTATTGTGATCAGCGCATCACATAATCCTTTTTATGATAACGGCATTAAGTTTTTCTCAACAACAGGTGAAAAACTTCCTGATGACGTGGAACTTGCGATAGAAGCAATGATCGATGAAGAAATGGATTGTGTTCATTCAGCTAAATTAGGTAAAGCAGTGCGCATCGATGATGCAGCAGGGCGTTACATTGAGTTTTGTAAGAGCAACTTCCCATCTGAATACTCTCTCAATGGCATGAAAATTGTGGTCGATTGTGCCAATGGCGCAACTTACCATATAGCGCCAAGTGTATTTCGCGAGTTAGGTGCAGAAGTTATTGAGTTTGCTAGTACTCCAAATGGCATCAACATCAATGACGATTGTGGTGCCACATCAATGGCAAATATTTCTAAACTTGTATTAAAAGAACAAGCAGATTTAGGTATCGCATTAGATGGTGATGGCGACCGATTAATGATGGTTGATCAAAATGGTGATGTCATTGATGGTGATGAAATTATCTTCATCATCGCTAAAAATGCACAACAGCAAGGTAAACTTAAAGGCGGTGTTGTTGGTACATTAATGAGCAACATGGGTTTAGAGATAGCATTAAAAGACTTAGGTATCGATTTTGCTAGAGCCAAAGTTGGTGACCGCTATGTTATGGAGCAATTAAAAGCTAAAGGCTGGCAATTAGGCGCTGAAAACTCAGGTCATGTTATCAATTTAAATTGTACCTCTACAGGTGATGGTATTATTGCCGCATTAAATGTTCTTGAAGCACTTTGCCAATCAGGCAAGTCACTTACCCAACTTAGAGCAGGCATGACTATGCTGCCACAAATCCTTGTTAATGTTCGCTTTAGTGGTAAAACCGATCCACTTAATGATGATGCTGTTAAACAAAGCGTTATCGATGTTGAAAAAGAGTTGGCAGGTACGGGTCGAGTATTACTTCGTAAATCAGGTACAGAGCCTCTTATTCGCGTGATGGTTGAAGGTCCAGATTTAGCTGAAGTAACCCGTTTAGCAAATGTTATTGCTGATCAAGTGAAAGCCGTAGACGCAGAACATTAA